From the genome of Flavobacterium sediminis:
GGAAAAACCTATCCGCAAAAAGGCGATATTGTTATCGGAAATGACGTCTGGATCGGGTACAATGCTACGATCATGGCAGGAGTTACAATCGGAGACGGAGCGATCATTGCCACAAATGCAACGGTCGTTAAGGATGTTGAACCCTATGCGATCGTAGGCGGAAATCCGGCGCAGGAAATCAAAAAACGATTTTCCGAAGAAAAAATAGCCCGACTATTGGAACTCAAATGGTGGGATTGGGATATCGAAAAGATCACAAAAAATGTACAGCACTTAACAGGCGATGACATCAATACATTACTACCATGAAAATAATTACTATTCCTGATGAACTGAATTTGAACACATCACAAAGCGTTCAGGTTTACGATTATTCCAGTTCGCAGGAAGCAGCAAGAAAACAAATTGTCTTAAACCAAAATATACTTAGCTTTCTGACCGAAGGAACTAAAGATGTGGTATTTGACAACTCTGCTTTATCCATTGATAATTCCAAATTTCTCTTAATGAAATCGGGACATTGTTTAATGACCGAAAAACTTTCCGAAGTCAAAAACTACAGAAGCGTTCTCTTATTTTTCTCAAATGAAACCGTATTACAATTTCTTCGAAAAAATAAAGTAACCCCAAGTGAACCAACGGAATTCCGTTCCGTTCATGCCTTTGCATACGATGACTTTATCCGGCGTTTTGTCAACAGTCTGCTGGATATTGCCAAACTTCCAAAAACAGTCCGGGAAAAGTTACTTGCCGTTAAATTTGAAGAGATCATGCTCTATCTTACCGAAATATACGGCAGTGAATTCCTGTATTCATTAACTGCAAACAGCAGCGATACCAGTCAAAGATTCATTCGCACGATCGAAAGCAACCAATTGAGCAAATTATCTTTAAAAGAATTAGCCTTCCTGTGCGGAATGAGCGTTTCTACATTTAAAAGAGAATTTGAAAAACATTATTCCGAATCGCCTAGTAAATGGTTTCAGAACAAAAGGTTGGAACATGCCCATTTCTTACTCAATCAAAGGCAAAAAAATTCCTCCGAGATCTATTTTGAAGTAGGCTATGAAAATTTGTCGAGCTTCATTCAGGCCTATAAATCAAAATACGGAATAACACCTAAACAG
Proteins encoded in this window:
- a CDS encoding helix-turn-helix domain-containing protein, which translates into the protein MKIITIPDELNLNTSQSVQVYDYSSSQEAARKQIVLNQNILSFLTEGTKDVVFDNSALSIDNSKFLLMKSGHCLMTEKLSEVKNYRSVLLFFSNETVLQFLRKNKVTPSEPTEFRSVHAFAYDDFIRRFVNSLLDIAKLPKTVREKLLAVKFEEIMLYLTEIYGSEFLYSLTANSSDTSQRFIRTIESNQLSKLSLKELAFLCGMSVSTFKREFEKHYSESPSKWFQNKRLEHAHFLLNQRQKNSSEIYFEVGYENLSSFIQAYKSKYGITPKQQVKN